In Candidatus Neomarinimicrobiota bacterium, the following proteins share a genomic window:
- a CDS encoding methyltransferase domain-containing protein: MSHKKFDPSRAERLISAERYQELKPDIILQKLGIRSGKTILDLGCGNGFFTFPAAVAMGEGMVIAADMSEEMLSLLKQRNTPDNIQILKVDEVKMDIEDNSVDAAVLIALYHEFKSPLDNLAEIRRTLKPEGKILILDWDPQSEKERGPAKVHRVAKVQAIKDLKASGFTIESHENYTLDMWMIVAHSNA, encoded by the coding sequence ATGTCACATAAAAAATTTGACCCCAGCCGTGCTGAACGGCTTATTTCTGCCGAGCGCTATCAGGAGTTGAAGCCAGATATCATATTACAGAAATTAGGTATTCGGTCTGGTAAAACCATTCTGGATTTGGGGTGTGGAAATGGTTTTTTTACCTTTCCTGCAGCAGTTGCCATGGGAGAAGGCATGGTCATCGCCGCCGATATGTCAGAGGAGATGTTATCTCTCCTCAAACAACGCAACACACCCGACAATATTCAGATACTTAAGGTAGACGAAGTTAAAATGGATATTGAGGATAATTCAGTTGACGCTGCAGTACTCATAGCTTTGTATCATGAATTTAAATCCCCGCTGGACAATCTCGCGGAGATTCGTCGCACACTGAAGCCAGAAGGTAAAATACTTATCCTGGATTGGGATCCTCAATCAGAAAAAGAACGGGGTCCTGCAAAAGTTCACCGTGTTGCGAAAGTTCAGGCCATCAAAGACTTGAAAGCGTCAGGCTTTACAATTGAAAGTCATGAAAATTATACCCTTGATATGTGGATGATCGTCGCTCACTCCAACGCATAG
- the tgt gene encoding tRNA guanosine(34) transglycosylase Tgt produces MQFKLTRTDPSGARRGHFFTEHGKVETPTFMPVGTAGYVRSTPMRDVAESGAQVVLANTYHLSLGERLQTVKRAGGLHRFMGWEGTILTDSGGFQVFSMEGSEITEKGVTFQFEENGEKLFLGPEESMAIQRDLGSDIVMAFDECVDYKAPQEYVQKSVERTTRWAERSREYPLQDHQFMFGIVQGGIYQSLRRQSAIEITNIPFDGFAIGGVSVGEGLDLLKEVVGYTTPLLPPMKPRYLMGVGLPEDILASVERGIDMFDCVIPTRYARQGTLFTRMGKLRIMDKVFRKDKYPLDTACHCYTCQTYSRMVLRYLFFSKDPLAETLATIHNLTFYQDLMADIRRAIEKGNYENFMRGWLNSYFRKNSPRKK; encoded by the coding sequence ATACAATTTAAGCTGACGAGAACTGATCCTTCCGGCGCTCGGCGTGGACATTTTTTTACAGAGCACGGCAAGGTTGAGACTCCTACCTTCATGCCAGTTGGAACCGCTGGCTATGTTCGTTCCACGCCCATGCGGGATGTTGCAGAATCCGGTGCCCAGGTGGTTCTGGCAAACACCTACCACCTCTCTCTGGGTGAGAGACTTCAAACCGTGAAACGCGCGGGAGGCCTCCATCGGTTTATGGGGTGGGAAGGCACCATCCTCACAGATTCAGGTGGCTTCCAGGTATTTTCCATGGAGGGCAGCGAAATTACAGAAAAGGGTGTCACTTTTCAGTTTGAGGAAAATGGAGAGAAACTGTTCCTCGGGCCTGAAGAATCCATGGCCATTCAACGTGATCTGGGTTCGGATATCGTTATGGCTTTCGATGAATGTGTGGATTACAAGGCTCCCCAGGAATATGTCCAGAAATCAGTTGAACGCACGACGCGTTGGGCTGAGAGGAGTAGAGAATATCCACTACAGGATCACCAGTTCATGTTTGGGATTGTCCAGGGTGGCATTTACCAATCCTTGAGACGCCAGAGTGCCATCGAAATTACCAATATTCCATTTGATGGTTTCGCCATTGGCGGAGTAAGTGTCGGTGAGGGTCTGGATCTTCTGAAAGAAGTCGTTGGCTACACCACACCCTTGCTACCACCCATGAAACCTAGATACCTCATGGGGGTCGGTTTACCTGAGGATATCCTGGCTTCTGTGGAACGTGGAATTGATATGTTTGATTGTGTAATTCCCACACGCTATGCCAGACAGGGAACCTTATTTACCCGAATGGGCAAACTACGCATCATGGACAAAGTCTTCCGCAAGGATAAATATCCTTTGGACACTGCTTGCCACTGCTATACTTGTCAGACCTATTCTCGAATGGTTCTGCGCTATCTCTTTTTCTCAAAGGATCCGCTGGCTGAAACCCTGGCAACCATTCACAACCTTACCTTTTATCAAGACCTCATGGCGGATATTCGTCGGGCGATTGAGAAGGGTAATTATGAAAATTTTATGAGGGGCTGGCTGAACAGTTATTTTCGGAAGAATAGTCCCCGAAAGAAATAA